One genomic segment of Coffea arabica cultivar ET-39 chromosome 6e, Coffea Arabica ET-39 HiFi, whole genome shotgun sequence includes these proteins:
- the LOC113695022 gene encoding uncharacterized protein isoform X1, which yields MLKGKKLLKFPQKSHHSFPNGLGSLVAGFDAHGDGGEDENGVVYKELESGEELETFQPFGLGSHGDVDDHQNEGTSYVKSDAGFSEIRAPPIHKVDVEAIDADDKRSDLDYELSQKEINLEKLQRIATSGIPDGGGLRATIWKLLLGYLPPSRDMWEKELRENRLKYARLKEEFLVSPLHCRQSEFSRRKDEAAEGIDQQANAHAAEPLERQEISNEDHPLSLGKASVWHKYFEFAEISEQIDRDLERTHPTIKFFSGDSAISRKSKESMKNILLLFAKLNPEIRYVQGMNEVLAPLYYVLSTDHEEKNSANVEADSFSCFVRLISDSVDHFCEQMDNSSVGIRSTLLRLSELLKASDEELWRHLELTNKVNPQFYAFRWITLLLTQEFNFRTILRIWDSLLSNPHGIQDMLLRVCCAMLLCVKTRLLSGDFVDNLKLLQHYPEINIDCILQVAQDITPDTSSFHVSL from the exons ATGCTGAAGGGGAAAAAGCTGCTTAAGTTCCCACAGAAATCCCACCATTCATTTCCTAATGGGCTTGGCAGTTTAGTGGCTGGTTTTGATGCCCATGGTGATGGGGGAGAAGACGAAAATGGAGTCGTTTATAAAGAGTTGGAATCTGGTGAAGAACTAGAAACCTTTCAGCCATTTGGGTTGGGTTCGCATGGAGACGTTGATGACCATCAGAATGAAGGTACAAGTTATGTGAAGTCTGATGCTGGCTTCTCGGAAATCAGGGCTCCTCCCATACACAAAGTAGATGTGGAGGCCATTGACGCTGATGATAAGCGATCCGATCTTGATTATGAG CTTTCACAGAAGGAAATTAATTTGGAGAAATTGCAAAGAATTGCTACTTCAGGGATTCCTGATGGAGGAGGTTTGCGGGCAACAATTTGGAAG CTCTTACTTGGGTATTTACCTCCTTCTCGTGATATGTGGGAGAAGGAGTTGAGAGAGAACCGACTGAAATATGCTAGGCTAAAAGAGGAATTTCTCGTAAGCCCG CTTCATTGTAGACAGTCAGAATTTTCAAGGAGGAAAGATGAAGCAGCGGAAGGCATTGACCAGCAGGCCAATGCTCATGCTGCAGAACCCCTTGAACGACAAGAGATCTCAAATGAAGATCATCCCCTGTCTTTAGGAAAAGCTAGTGTTTGGCATAAATACTTTGAG TTTGCAGAAATTTCAGAGCAGATAGACCGTGACCTGGAAAGAACACACCCAACCATAAAATTCTTCTCTGGGGACTCAGCTATAAGTAGGAAAAGCAAG GAATCTATGAAAAATATACTTCTCCTGTTTGCAAAACTCAATCCTGAAATTCGATATGTGCAAGGCATGAATGAGGTCTTAGCTCCACTATATTATGTATTGAGCACCGACCATGAAGAGAAAAACTCT GCAAATGTAGAAGCAGacagtttttcttgttttgttagACTCATAAGTGACTCTGTGGATCACTTCTGTGAACAAATGGATAACAGTTCAGTGGGTATCCGCTCTACCCTTTTGCGGCTATCTGAATTGTTAAAAGCCAGTGATGAGGAATTGTGGAGGCATCTTGAGCTCACAAACAAG GTTAACCCACAATTCTATGCATTCAGGTGGATCACACTGCTACTTACTCAGGAGTTCAATTTTCGAACCATTTTGAGAATCTGGGATTCCCTCTTGAGCAATCCTCATGGCATTCAG GACATGCTTTTACGGGTCTGTTGTGCAATGCTATTGTGTGTGAAAACCAGATTGCTGAGCGGTGATTTTGTGGACAACTTGAAGCTTTTGCAACACTATCCTGAAATTAATATTGATTGCATTCTCCAGGTAGCACAGGATATCACTCCTGATACATCTTCCTTCCATGTATCCCTCTAA
- the LOC113695022 gene encoding uncharacterized protein isoform X3 translates to MLKGKKLLKFPQKSHHSFPNGLGSLVAGFDAHGDGGEDENGVVYKELESGEELETFQPFGLGSHGDVDDHQNEGTSYVKSDAGFSEIRAPPIHKVDVEAIDADDKRSDLDYELLLGYLPPSRDMWEKELRENRLKYARLKEEFLVSPLHCRQSEFSRRKDEAAEGIDQQANAHAAEPLERQEISNEDHPLSLGKASVWHKYFEFAEISEQIDRDLERTHPTIKFFSGDSAISRKSKESMKNILLLFAKLNPEIRYVQGMNEVLAPLYYVLSTDHEEKNSANVEADSFSCFVRLISDSVDHFCEQMDNSSVGIRSTLLRLSELLKASDEELWRHLELTNKVNPQFYAFRWITLLLTQEFNFRTILRIWDSLLSNPHGIQDMLLRVCCAMLLCVKTRLLSGDFVDNLKLLQHYPEINIDCILQVAQDITPDTSSFHVSL, encoded by the exons ATGCTGAAGGGGAAAAAGCTGCTTAAGTTCCCACAGAAATCCCACCATTCATTTCCTAATGGGCTTGGCAGTTTAGTGGCTGGTTTTGATGCCCATGGTGATGGGGGAGAAGACGAAAATGGAGTCGTTTATAAAGAGTTGGAATCTGGTGAAGAACTAGAAACCTTTCAGCCATTTGGGTTGGGTTCGCATGGAGACGTTGATGACCATCAGAATGAAGGTACAAGTTATGTGAAGTCTGATGCTGGCTTCTCGGAAATCAGGGCTCCTCCCATACACAAAGTAGATGTGGAGGCCATTGACGCTGATGATAAGCGATCCGATCTTGATTATGAG CTCTTACTTGGGTATTTACCTCCTTCTCGTGATATGTGGGAGAAGGAGTTGAGAGAGAACCGACTGAAATATGCTAGGCTAAAAGAGGAATTTCTCGTAAGCCCG CTTCATTGTAGACAGTCAGAATTTTCAAGGAGGAAAGATGAAGCAGCGGAAGGCATTGACCAGCAGGCCAATGCTCATGCTGCAGAACCCCTTGAACGACAAGAGATCTCAAATGAAGATCATCCCCTGTCTTTAGGAAAAGCTAGTGTTTGGCATAAATACTTTGAG TTTGCAGAAATTTCAGAGCAGATAGACCGTGACCTGGAAAGAACACACCCAACCATAAAATTCTTCTCTGGGGACTCAGCTATAAGTAGGAAAAGCAAG GAATCTATGAAAAATATACTTCTCCTGTTTGCAAAACTCAATCCTGAAATTCGATATGTGCAAGGCATGAATGAGGTCTTAGCTCCACTATATTATGTATTGAGCACCGACCATGAAGAGAAAAACTCT GCAAATGTAGAAGCAGacagtttttcttgttttgttagACTCATAAGTGACTCTGTGGATCACTTCTGTGAACAAATGGATAACAGTTCAGTGGGTATCCGCTCTACCCTTTTGCGGCTATCTGAATTGTTAAAAGCCAGTGATGAGGAATTGTGGAGGCATCTTGAGCTCACAAACAAG GTTAACCCACAATTCTATGCATTCAGGTGGATCACACTGCTACTTACTCAGGAGTTCAATTTTCGAACCATTTTGAGAATCTGGGATTCCCTCTTGAGCAATCCTCATGGCATTCAG GACATGCTTTTACGGGTCTGTTGTGCAATGCTATTGTGTGTGAAAACCAGATTGCTGAGCGGTGATTTTGTGGACAACTTGAAGCTTTTGCAACACTATCCTGAAATTAATATTGATTGCATTCTCCAGGTAGCACAGGATATCACTCCTGATACATCTTCCTTCCATGTATCCCTCTAA
- the LOC113695022 gene encoding uncharacterized protein isoform X2 produces the protein MLKGKKLLKFPQKSHHSFPNGLGSLVAGFDAHGDGGEDENGVVYKELESGEELETFQPFGLGSHGDVDDHQNEGTSYVKSDAGFSEIRAPPIHKVDVEAIDADDKRSDLDYELSQKEINLEKLQRIATSGIPDGGGLRATIWKLLLGYLPPSRDMWEKELRENRLKYARLKEEFLVSPSEFSRRKDEAAEGIDQQANAHAAEPLERQEISNEDHPLSLGKASVWHKYFEFAEISEQIDRDLERTHPTIKFFSGDSAISRKSKESMKNILLLFAKLNPEIRYVQGMNEVLAPLYYVLSTDHEEKNSANVEADSFSCFVRLISDSVDHFCEQMDNSSVGIRSTLLRLSELLKASDEELWRHLELTNKVNPQFYAFRWITLLLTQEFNFRTILRIWDSLLSNPHGIQDMLLRVCCAMLLCVKTRLLSGDFVDNLKLLQHYPEINIDCILQVAQDITPDTSSFHVSL, from the exons ATGCTGAAGGGGAAAAAGCTGCTTAAGTTCCCACAGAAATCCCACCATTCATTTCCTAATGGGCTTGGCAGTTTAGTGGCTGGTTTTGATGCCCATGGTGATGGGGGAGAAGACGAAAATGGAGTCGTTTATAAAGAGTTGGAATCTGGTGAAGAACTAGAAACCTTTCAGCCATTTGGGTTGGGTTCGCATGGAGACGTTGATGACCATCAGAATGAAGGTACAAGTTATGTGAAGTCTGATGCTGGCTTCTCGGAAATCAGGGCTCCTCCCATACACAAAGTAGATGTGGAGGCCATTGACGCTGATGATAAGCGATCCGATCTTGATTATGAG CTTTCACAGAAGGAAATTAATTTGGAGAAATTGCAAAGAATTGCTACTTCAGGGATTCCTGATGGAGGAGGTTTGCGGGCAACAATTTGGAAG CTCTTACTTGGGTATTTACCTCCTTCTCGTGATATGTGGGAGAAGGAGTTGAGAGAGAACCGACTGAAATATGCTAGGCTAAAAGAGGAATTTCTCGTAAGCCCG TCAGAATTTTCAAGGAGGAAAGATGAAGCAGCGGAAGGCATTGACCAGCAGGCCAATGCTCATGCTGCAGAACCCCTTGAACGACAAGAGATCTCAAATGAAGATCATCCCCTGTCTTTAGGAAAAGCTAGTGTTTGGCATAAATACTTTGAG TTTGCAGAAATTTCAGAGCAGATAGACCGTGACCTGGAAAGAACACACCCAACCATAAAATTCTTCTCTGGGGACTCAGCTATAAGTAGGAAAAGCAAG GAATCTATGAAAAATATACTTCTCCTGTTTGCAAAACTCAATCCTGAAATTCGATATGTGCAAGGCATGAATGAGGTCTTAGCTCCACTATATTATGTATTGAGCACCGACCATGAAGAGAAAAACTCT GCAAATGTAGAAGCAGacagtttttcttgttttgttagACTCATAAGTGACTCTGTGGATCACTTCTGTGAACAAATGGATAACAGTTCAGTGGGTATCCGCTCTACCCTTTTGCGGCTATCTGAATTGTTAAAAGCCAGTGATGAGGAATTGTGGAGGCATCTTGAGCTCACAAACAAG GTTAACCCACAATTCTATGCATTCAGGTGGATCACACTGCTACTTACTCAGGAGTTCAATTTTCGAACCATTTTGAGAATCTGGGATTCCCTCTTGAGCAATCCTCATGGCATTCAG GACATGCTTTTACGGGTCTGTTGTGCAATGCTATTGTGTGTGAAAACCAGATTGCTGAGCGGTGATTTTGTGGACAACTTGAAGCTTTTGCAACACTATCCTGAAATTAATATTGATTGCATTCTCCAGGTAGCACAGGATATCACTCCTGATACATCTTCCTTCCATGTATCCCTCTAA
- the LOC113695022 gene encoding uncharacterized protein isoform X4, which yields MLKGKKLLKFPQKSHHSFPNGLGSLVAGFDAHGDGGEDENGVVYKELESGEELETFQPFGLGSHGDVDDHQNEGTSYVKSDAGFSEIRAPPIHKVDVEAIDADDKRSDLDYELSQKEINLEKLQRIATSGIPDGGGLRATIWKLLLGYLPPSRDMWEKELRENRLKYARLKEEFLVSPLHCRQSEFSRRKDEAAEGIDQQANAHAAEPLERQEISNEDHPLSLGKASVWHKYFEFAEISEQIDRDLERTHPTIKFFSGDSAISRKSKESMKNILLLFAKLNPEIRYVQGMNEVLAPLYYVLSTDHEEKNSANVEADSFSCFVRLISDSVDHFCEQMDNSSVGIRSTLLRLSELLKASDEELWRHLELTNKVDHTATYSGVQFSNHFENLGFPLEQSSWHSGHAFTGLLCNAIVCENQIAER from the exons ATGCTGAAGGGGAAAAAGCTGCTTAAGTTCCCACAGAAATCCCACCATTCATTTCCTAATGGGCTTGGCAGTTTAGTGGCTGGTTTTGATGCCCATGGTGATGGGGGAGAAGACGAAAATGGAGTCGTTTATAAAGAGTTGGAATCTGGTGAAGAACTAGAAACCTTTCAGCCATTTGGGTTGGGTTCGCATGGAGACGTTGATGACCATCAGAATGAAGGTACAAGTTATGTGAAGTCTGATGCTGGCTTCTCGGAAATCAGGGCTCCTCCCATACACAAAGTAGATGTGGAGGCCATTGACGCTGATGATAAGCGATCCGATCTTGATTATGAG CTTTCACAGAAGGAAATTAATTTGGAGAAATTGCAAAGAATTGCTACTTCAGGGATTCCTGATGGAGGAGGTTTGCGGGCAACAATTTGGAAG CTCTTACTTGGGTATTTACCTCCTTCTCGTGATATGTGGGAGAAGGAGTTGAGAGAGAACCGACTGAAATATGCTAGGCTAAAAGAGGAATTTCTCGTAAGCCCG CTTCATTGTAGACAGTCAGAATTTTCAAGGAGGAAAGATGAAGCAGCGGAAGGCATTGACCAGCAGGCCAATGCTCATGCTGCAGAACCCCTTGAACGACAAGAGATCTCAAATGAAGATCATCCCCTGTCTTTAGGAAAAGCTAGTGTTTGGCATAAATACTTTGAG TTTGCAGAAATTTCAGAGCAGATAGACCGTGACCTGGAAAGAACACACCCAACCATAAAATTCTTCTCTGGGGACTCAGCTATAAGTAGGAAAAGCAAG GAATCTATGAAAAATATACTTCTCCTGTTTGCAAAACTCAATCCTGAAATTCGATATGTGCAAGGCATGAATGAGGTCTTAGCTCCACTATATTATGTATTGAGCACCGACCATGAAGAGAAAAACTCT GCAAATGTAGAAGCAGacagtttttcttgttttgttagACTCATAAGTGACTCTGTGGATCACTTCTGTGAACAAATGGATAACAGTTCAGTGGGTATCCGCTCTACCCTTTTGCGGCTATCTGAATTGTTAAAAGCCAGTGATGAGGAATTGTGGAGGCATCTTGAGCTCACAAACAAG GTGGATCACACTGCTACTTACTCAGGAGTTCAATTTTCGAACCATTTTGAGAATCTGGGATTCCCTCTTGAGCAATCCTCATGGCATTCAG GACATGCTTTTACGGGTCTGTTGTGCAATGCTATTGTGTGTGAAAACCAGATTGCTGAGCGGTGA